The genomic interval AATGCCCAGCATACTGAGGCTAGTGCCAATCACCGTGTGAGGCCGCCAGAACTTCCACAGGGCGTAGAGCCAGGGCAGAGGGGTTTGGGTAAAGCGGAGCCGGTTACCTGGGGGAACCGTAGAGTTTGGCGGAGCAGCGTGGGGCATAGATGAAAGTCGTTTTGCCAGGGGCCTCAGTTCCTTAGCTAGCTTATCGGCTGATGGCTCGCTTACTGGTGCAATTGGGCCTTAAAAAAAGCTTTTTTTTAATCTTGGTTGGGTTTGCCGCGCATGGCCTCAATATCTAGCCAGGTGATGATCACGCCGGCCACTGGCACGGCCAGAAACAGGCCCAGCACCCCAGCCACCGTGGCCCCGACAATCAGCGCAAAGAACATGACTACCGGGTTGATATCCAGGGAGTCCTTCATGATGTAGGGCAGCAGCAGGTTTTCCTCCACCTGTTGCAGCGCAATGCACACGACCAGTGCCTGAATTGCCAGCCATACGCTCTGGGAGAGCAGCAGCAGGGCCACCAAACCCACTCCTAGGGTGGCGCCAATGCCGGGAATCAGATCAAACACCCCGGCAATTAGGGCCAGCACCAGGGGAAAGGGAACGCCCAGAATCAAAAACACGACAAAGGTGGAAACCCCGAAAAAGATCGACAACAGCAGGCGGCCCCAGAAAAAACCGAGCAGATTTCGCTGAAGAACGGTGTTGAAGCGCTCCTTATGGCGGATGGGAACGTAGTTGAGCAGCCACCACCAGATTTTGGCCCCATCCAGCATCATAAACAGCGCCACCACCGCAATCAGGATGACCAGGCCCAGGTTAGCCAAAGTCGACTGCAGCAGGCCCAGGCCGGAGGTGAGCAGGGTGCCTACCTGATCTTGAACCTGAGGTTCTAGCCCCTCCAGGTCAACGGGCAAATTCAGTGTTTCCAACAGCTGCTCCAGGCTGTTGAACCAGGGGGTAACTGAGTCAGAAAAGTCTTGGGCGCTGGCGGCTAGCTGCTGCCCCTGGGCGATGACCGTCATTCCGAGGGTGAGGGAAAGGCCGGCGGCGATCGCCAGACAGGCGATAAACACGGCGATCGCCGCTACCCCGTGGGGCATCCATCGACTCAGCCAGCGGGCGGGCAAATCGAGCAAAAAGGCCACGATGGTGGCGGACACAAACACCACCACCAGCACCTCAAAGTAGGCCAGCAGCTGCACCACCGCCCAGCCACTGGCAAACAACAGCAAAAAGCGGACCAGGGTGCTGGCGCTTAAAGCGGCCCAGAGGTGGTCGCGCCCCCTCGGGCCGCGCCCCTGGAGGGTGTCGTTAGGATCCTCCTCAATTTTCATCGGCAGCCGGATCCTGCACTAGCACGAAGGGTTGAACGATCAGGGATTGGAACTGCTTTTTGGCGGTCTGGTCCCAAACTTCGAGCTGAAAGGGGGAGGGTTTGGTGAGCAGGGCTTCTGCGATCCAGCGGTTGACGACCGTAACGTTGTCGGTGGCGATCGCGGCCCCGACCTCGACTAGATCCAGGCTTTTGTCGACCACGACCACGGCTCCTCGATTGGCGTGGGGGCTGATCCAGGCCCAGTCGGCGGGGGCAACCAGTTCTGCGAGTTCGTGCTTGAGGTCTTGGGTCATGGCTGCGGCGGTGCGATCGCGGGTCTGCTTTAGGCTACCAGATGTAGCCGGGGGTGGGTGGCGTGGGCTAGCGGCCCAGGTCGTGGAGGCGGTGAATTTCGGCGGCACAGGCGGCGGTGATCTGCTCCAGCCCGGCGCGATTGTTGGCGGCGGGCGGGGCGATGGGAGCTCCGATGCGAATGGTGAGGGGGA from Leptolyngbya sp. KIOST-1 carries:
- a CDS encoding AI-2E family transporter: MKIEEDPNDTLQGRGPRGRDHLWAALSASTLVRFLLLFASGWAVVQLLAYFEVLVVVFVSATIVAFLLDLPARWLSRWMPHGVAAIAVFIACLAIAAGLSLTLGMTVIAQGQQLAASAQDFSDSVTPWFNSLEQLLETLNLPVDLEGLEPQVQDQVGTLLTSGLGLLQSTLANLGLVILIAVVALFMMLDGAKIWWWLLNYVPIRHKERFNTVLQRNLLGFFWGRLLLSIFFGVSTFVVFLILGVPFPLVLALIAGVFDLIPGIGATLGVGLVALLLLSQSVWLAIQALVVCIALQQVEENLLLPYIMKDSLDINPVVMFFALIVGATVAGVLGLFLAVPVAGVIITWLDIEAMRGKPNQD
- a CDS encoding DUF2288 domain-containing protein, with translation MPPKFTASTTWAASPRHPPPATSGSLKQTRDRTAAAMTQDLKHELAELVAPADWAWISPHANRGAVVVVDKSLDLVEVGAAIATDNVTVVNRWIAEALLTKPSPFQLEVWDQTAKKQFQSLIVQPFVLVQDPAADEN